GCGGCGTGCCAAGGCGGCGAGGGTCCGGCACCACCAGCCGGAACACCTCGTCGCCCACCGGCGACTCCTTCCGCCGCACCTCCACCACGGCCTCCCCGCGCGCGTCCCGCACAGCGACGCGCCGCCGCGCGTACGACCCCTCCACCACGTACGACTCGCGCAACGCCGGCGTGAGAGGCGTTACGTGCGCGAGCTCTTTCTGCTTGGACGACGACGACGCGTGGGCGTGGCGCAGCAAGCCGGCGTGGCAGCGGCGCACGGAGAGGAGCGGCTTCGGGGCGTCGacttcgccgccgtcgccgtcgtagATTACCCAGTGCTCTGCCAGGCTGAGCCTTCTACGCCGCACGGTGAGGAGCGGGACCCCCGCGGCGTCCATGAGGACGACGTCCTCGGCGTGGCGGCGCCTGCGACCGGACGTGCCGTAACAATCCACGCGGAAGGCGAGGCCGCCGGTGGCGTCGAAGACGGTGAAGCCGTCGCAGTTGAAGAGCAGCGACTTGCGCCACACCGTCAGCGCCATGGCctccggcggcggctcctcctcctcggccccaGCTCCTACGGGCCGCGAGTGGCCAGCAGCCCGCGCCTCTGGCAGCGCCACGACCGCGTCGGGGTGCACCTTTGCCATCTCCTTAATGATGTCCTCTGTCTTCCCTAGCTAGCTCTTGCAGGGCGGCGAGGGCCCTGGCTGAGCTGCGGGAGACGATGGATCGAGCTTCTTTGAGCTGGAGAGGTGGTGGAGGGGTAGGATGGGGGAAACGCGGGAGATTTAtacgcccgggggggggggggggggggggggggggggggggggggtgagaaATGACGTGATGGCTGATGAGGGCGCGCGCATACATGTGGATGTGGGCGGTGGTTTCAATTGGCCAGCGTGACTGATTGCTATCCTCAGCGCAGCCACGGACGTTTCCTGTTTCCTACAGGTTCCTTTTTTGCTGGATCATTGGATGCGTGGGGTCTAACCTTATGGAAAAGTTGCACGAATCAGCATATACTGTAGAGGACATAAATGTTTGACTTTGAtagtttttttttgagggaagtTTGACTTGGATAGTTAACCACATGTGCATATTTCGGCAAAGAACAAAACGGAAGTTATTCCCAGTGATGCGCAAAGGGTAAATTAaaacagtttgtctaattcacatctacgTAGATGTTTTCTAAGGATGTCACATCTAACCTCCCACAAATAAGGCAGCAACAAAGAACAAAAAAAAAAGCTGGGACAAAAAAAATAGACTACAAGCATAGTGGAGATCAggttagatgtgacataactatgtcatatctagatgtgtcctagacagacccaaATTAAAATGGGGTGCTATAAGTGAATTTCTATTGCTTACATATATAGTACAAAAAAAGTCTTCCCGAATCAATCTTAGTCATAGGATTCGCCTCGAGATTCACTTTTTATTTTCTTCAAATTGTACATATatgatttattttttatttctttttccgGGAGAAATTGTAGGTATATGATGATATATGCCTTTATATTTTGTTTTGTTATATTATAGGATTCACAGTACCCGTTTGCGAGAGATGTATGTGGCGTGTTTGGTTACCTGCATCGTTTTTTTGCCCATTTGCATACTTGTCCCAGTTGGGCGTGGCTGAGCAAATACAGGCCAAAAACCAACATCTGCACTtagtttggttgcctgcatgtcCTCTCCCTGCATCGTAACGATGCCTCTATGCACCGCATTTGGTTGCTCGCATTGTATGTGCTCACACGAGTGCACGTTGTTTGGTTACATACGAGCATAGAGTTGTGCTCACCTTGTACCCTACTTGGTGAGGTTACCAATACTGTACTACACCTTACACACGACCACACCGGGCACACCAACGCCACATCACTGCTATGacgatgaactggacgaagatgaTGAAGTTCTTCAGCCCTAACGGTTGATCCACCTTGCCAACCTCAACCTTGCTGCATGAATGCTCTTCCCTAGCTAGCTCTCGCACATACTTGGAGTAAGTATCTTCTGTCGCCTGCCTAGTCTTAAACCCTCCTCTGTGGTTGCTGTCGTTGTACCCTGAAACTTATTTGTTGCAAGCTTTCCATGAACTGTAAACCCCTGAAACCCTACCTTCGAACACCACATACCACTTGCCCTGGCAGTGAAAACGAGCAAGAAGCATTGGAACACAGAAACAACAAGCAATGAAGAACTCTAGGAGCAAGCAATGGAGCAGAAGAGCATTAGTAAGCATGCATGATCATAGCAAGTTCAACCTAGCACTACTTTGGTGCCATCCTACCACCACATCCAAAAGAGGGTGTCATCCTACCACCGCAAGTTCGTGATCACCGCGAGGATCACCGTGAGGGGTTAGTATATACCATCTCACCaaaatatacagaccataagattGTTTTCAAGACCTAACTACACAAAATATATgtcgtcatcgtcgtcgtcgtccttgtCGCCATCGCCATCGAGGATCATGCATGCCATCGCCACCAACAGAAGCAACACCAGTAGTAGTGCTTGCCCAGCCAGGTCCTCAGCCAGAGCACCCTGTGGGCTGCTCCCATGGCAACAAACCCGACACCCTGGGCTTTGTTGTCCAACAGGTGGCTGAGAGCCACCATGAGAGCCACTGGTCTGAAGCCAATCTGCTCCATGACGGCGCTAAAGAGTTGAGGGTGGACGTCCACACTCTTGCTCTCCTTGATGGCGGTGGCCACCTCCTTCACTTCTCAGTCATGCTGCTGAAGACGCTCAGCTCCTCCTCCATGAAGCCTCTCCGCTTCCTCTTCCTATCAAGCATAGGAAAGTGCTCACCATCCTTCACATGAGCATCAACATTGATGGCATCTGACTCCTGGGTGTCTGGATACTCCGACATCGGCAAGCCAAGCGGCTAACCAGAGCCCATTGCATGCTTGCCAGTTGCCAGCCTGAAGGAGAAGATCTACTGCATCTGGTGGTAATTCTGGATAGGGGTGTTGAGGAACTATGCATCCTTGGGGTGAGCCTAAGAAGAAACAGGGCAGCGAGGTTAGTTAGTATGGCAATGGTTCATAGGCTTGAACTGCTGGTCTGTTAGAATGGCATGGTTTGTGAGCTAACCGCGACGTGGCCTTGGTAGTGCTCTGCCTCTAGAAGGATCGAGCAGGTGTCCTCATCCCATGAAGCACCGCTGAGGTCTCTGAGCTTGGACGCGGTGATCCACCTTGCTCTCCACTTCCTCAGATGGTTGTATACTTGAGTCGAGGTGACCTCCTGTCCATAGAAGTCGAACACCTACTTTGCAACAAAGTTCAAGTGCACCTCCTTGAAGCCCTTGTCAGTCCTCACCCTACTAGCTATGATctcacacatcttgttaagcACAAAAGTGGAGAGGAACGACTGCCATTTCATGTTGTCCCcctgccatccttcttctccttTGTTGCTGCCTTATGAGCAGCAACATGAGCAACAAAAAATTGGGCTGAGCCAGCACAAATGGACGAACCGTAGGCGGCACCTCGAAAACCTCTGAATCAGGAGGCATCTGGTCCATAGGAGTCtgggtgtgacgcccggataattaagctatagtgaacctctgctaatgatgccacgtcacctcagttactgttgctaatctcgcgttagttcaaaaccgattcaaaatccaaattcaaaaacaagtcaaacaattaaagttttcaaaagtcaaaactaaaatgttcttattgTGACAAATAATTCATAATTTTtattggtggagaaaccaagtgtttgtaaaatgtttaaatgcactaaactaattaaatcagtagcaaaaacaattatttaaacgCCTTTGGttttttataaaatactaaactattttataTCGGGGTAAAACTTTTTATAGTAGTGGATTGTTCTGAAACATTATTTTAGGGGCTATAGTCATATTTTACTAAACTAAAATTAATGAGTAATTaaattaaaacagaaaataaaaatgacaaaaactaaaattaaaaaaaaacaaaagaaacgaAAAAGGACCAAACCCTTCCCcggggccaaccggcccagctggACATTGGGCTAGCCAGGTCGGCCCACCTACGGGCCTACTTAGGCCCCTGCCCTCCCACCGAACCCTAATCCCCTCCCCCTCGATCCCCACTCCCCCCCGCcgcgatctggatcgggagcgCCCTAGCGCTCACCGCCccgatcccgccgccgcccggagtcCCTGTCGCCGACCACCGCTGCCGCCCCACCGCTGGACCTCGCCGGACGCCATCACCGGACTGCCTCCCGGTCGCTTGGTCATCTCcgacctcctccccgcgccccgtTGCCCCGTACCCTATGACCCGCCGTGAGCctcgctccctcccctctccctcaCGCCACTGCCGCCAGCATCACCGCCGCTCGGCCTTCCCGCGCTGAGCTCCGGCCGCCACCCGAGCCCCGCTGCAGCCGCCGTGCTCTGCACCCCCTCCCCGCCCCGGCGGCGTCCTTGGCCGCCAGCCGCCTCCCTACCTCTTCCACCTCCGCCGACTACCTCTgctactgttggaaatatgccctagaggcaataataaaatggttattattgtatttccttgttcatgataattgtctattgttcatgctataattttattaactagaaaccgtaatacacgtgtgaatacatagaccacaacatgtccctagtaagcctctagttgactagctcgttgatcaatagatggttatggtttcctgaccatggacattggatgtcattgataacgggatcacatcattaggagaatgatgtgatggacaagacccaatcctaagcatagcacaagatcatgtagttcgtttgctagagcttttctaatgtcaagtatcgtttccttagaccatgagattgtgaaactcccagataccgtaggaatgctttgggtgtaccaaacgtcacaacgtaactgggtggctataaaggtgcactacaggtatctccgaaagtgtctgttgggtggcacgaatcgagactgggatttgtcactccgtatgacggagaggtatctctgggcccactcggtaatgcatcatcataatgagctcaatgtgactaaggagttagccacgggatcatgcgttacggaacgagtaaagagacttgccggtaacgagattgaacaaggtattgggatatcgacgatcgaatctcgggcaagtaacataccgatagacaaagagaattgtatacgggattgattgaatccccgacatcgtggttcatccgatgagatcatcgtggaacatgtgggagcgaatatgggtatccagatcccgctattggttattggccggagaggtgtctcggtcatgtctgcatggttcccgaatccgtagggtctacacacttaaggttcggtgacgctagagttgttatgggaaatagtatgtggttaccgaaggttgttcggagtcccggatgagatcccggacatcacgaggagttccggaatggtccagcggtgaagatcgatatattggacgaagggtattggagtccaaaagtgttccgggggtaccaggctatggccagcatgaccgaaaggtgtttcgggagtcccggcaagtgttggagggcctcatgggccaaaggggaaggggcaaaccagcccactaaggggtggtgcgccccccacacactttcccacgttacttggggaggtggggcgcctccacctggcttgggaggcaagcctccacctgcttggcttggggggcacgtctccctaggattttccctagggagatccaatctgcttggccgccgcccctaggggaaaccctagggcgccttcccctctccccttgcccctatatatagtggaggggtgggagggcagccgcacctcttccctggcgcaacCCTCCCtgctcatacacctcctcctcctccgtagtgcttagcgaagctctgccggagaaccatgagctccattgccaccacgccgtcgtgctgctggagttctccctcaacttatcctctccccttgctggatcaagaaggaggagacgtccccgggctatacgtgtgttgaacgcggaggcgccgtccgttcagCGCTAGATCAGATCTTCCGCAATTtcaatcgctgcgagtacgactccatcaaccgcgttcttgtaacgcttccgcttagcgatcttcaagggtatgaagatgcactccctctctctcgttgctagcatctcctagattgatcttggtgacacgtaggaaaattttgaattattgctacgttacccaacagtggcatcatgagctaggtctatgcatagattctatgcatgagtagaacacaaagtagttatgggtgatgatttgttcaatttgcttaccgttactagtcttatcttgattcggcggcattgtgggatgaagcggcccggaccgaccttacacgtacacttacgtgagacaggttccaccgactgacatgcacttgatgcatatggtggctagcgggtgtctgtctctccctatttagtcggatcagattcgatgaagagggtccttatgaagggtaaatagcaattggcatatcaccgttgtggcttttgtgtagataagaaacgttcttgctagaaacccatagcagccacataaaacatgcaacaacaattagaggacgtctaacttgtttttgcagggtatgctatgtgatgtgatatggccaaaaggatgtgatgaattatatatgtgatgtatgagattgatcatgttcttgtaataggaatcacgacttgcatgtcgatgagtatgacaaccggcaggagcc
This genomic window from Aegilops tauschii subsp. strangulata cultivar AL8/78 chromosome 4, Aet v6.0, whole genome shotgun sequence contains:
- the LOC109746051 gene encoding protein LURP-one-related 8, which codes for MAKVHPDAVVALPEARAAGHSRPVGAGAEEEEPPPEAMALTVWRKSLLFNCDGFTVFDATGGLAFRVDCYGTSGRRRRHAEDVVLMDAAGVPLLTVRRRRLSLAEHWVIYDGDGGEVDAPKPLLSVRRCHAGLLRHAHASSSSKQKELAHVTPLTPALRESYVVEGSYARRRVAVRDARGEAVVEVRRKESPVGDEVFRLVVPDPRRLGTPLAMGIVMALDEMFGSSGAGCSAARSLLPRSWSM